From the Bdellovibrio reynosensis genome, one window contains:
- a CDS encoding LysR family transcriptional regulator has translation MSLLSPSLEAFWAVVKAGTVLEAATLVNLTQTGVTQRIRSLEKQLGVTLFTRSRKGMRLTAEGEALLRYVQAASDLEGETLSNLSGKSATAVTEVCISGPTSILRSRLVEETGSVLKKYPQLRLRFDFSEDGDVLGKLKSGFAHIGILPKADLVKELSSKPLNSERYLLYGSTRWKKRKFEDILENESIIDLKPESSLTFDLLKKNRVSKFSKHRHFANHLDSIVTLAEQEAGYCALSEEFAKPYVKSGSLFCLNHSVCLERPMVMAWYGRSAMAPYFKNLIDVLSKK, from the coding sequence ATGAGTTTACTCAGCCCTTCCCTTGAAGCCTTCTGGGCCGTTGTCAAAGCTGGCACGGTCCTGGAGGCGGCTACTTTAGTGAATCTCACCCAGACCGGGGTGACTCAAAGAATCCGGAGCTTGGAAAAGCAACTGGGTGTGACGTTATTTACCAGATCCAGAAAAGGCATGCGTTTAACCGCAGAAGGCGAAGCCCTTCTTCGTTACGTGCAGGCAGCAAGTGATTTAGAAGGGGAAACTCTTTCTAATCTCAGTGGTAAAAGCGCGACAGCCGTGACAGAAGTTTGTATTAGCGGCCCAACAAGCATCCTTCGTTCACGCCTGGTTGAGGAAACAGGTAGCGTACTAAAAAAATACCCGCAACTGCGCTTGCGTTTTGATTTCAGTGAAGACGGCGATGTTTTAGGAAAATTAAAATCAGGTTTTGCTCATATTGGTATTTTGCCGAAAGCTGATCTTGTTAAAGAGTTAAGCTCAAAGCCGCTTAATAGCGAACGCTATCTTCTTTATGGATCTACAAGATGGAAGAAAAGAAAGTTCGAAGACATTCTAGAAAACGAATCCATCATAGATTTAAAGCCGGAAAGCTCACTGACATTTGATCTTCTTAAAAAGAACAGAGTCAGTAAATTTTCCAAACACCGTCACTTCGCAAATCATCTTGATTCCATCGTCACACTGGCCGAGCAAGAAGCAGGATACTGCGCTTTAAGTGAAGAGTTTGCGAAACCCTATGTTAAATCCGGATCTCTGTTCTGTTTAAATCATTCTGTATGCCTAGAGCGTCCGATGGTGATGGCTTGGTATGGTCGTTCAGCAATGGCTCCTTATTTTAAAAATCTGATTGATGTGCTTTCGAAAAAATAA
- a CDS encoding serine/threonine protein kinase produces MDKNASFYDLSPEKVLQAAEAAGFYPTGEFTQLNSYENRVFDIKLEELPSKGSLTKNVIAKFYRPNRWSKEAIAEEHEFLLSLQAEGIPAVAPLLQGRDSTISEADGMYVTFFPKVLGRMPQEFLQGELQKVGRLMAQVHNVGAKKSAPHRPILDTSYYGGWITLDDLQNWITPELRDRYTIAAEDILFAIDDSFDTSEFIRIHGDCHKGNLLNNGKEFFLVDFDDFVNGPVIQDFWMLLSGDNETLDEEKMQIIQGYEELREFPDHQWSWIPLLRGLRIISYAGWIAKRWDDPSFPRLFPEFNTYRYWAEEVEALEKIAWQIR; encoded by the coding sequence ATGGATAAAAATGCTTCCTTCTACGATTTAAGCCCTGAAAAGGTTCTGCAAGCTGCAGAAGCAGCGGGCTTCTATCCGACCGGCGAATTCACTCAGCTTAATTCCTATGAAAACCGCGTGTTTGATATTAAGTTAGAAGAACTTCCTTCGAAGGGCTCACTAACTAAAAACGTCATCGCAAAATTTTATCGCCCCAACCGGTGGAGCAAAGAAGCTATCGCCGAAGAACACGAATTTTTACTTTCTTTGCAAGCGGAAGGCATACCCGCAGTCGCCCCGCTTTTACAGGGTCGTGATTCGACTATTTCGGAAGCAGACGGCATGTATGTGACTTTCTTCCCAAAAGTTTTAGGAAGAATGCCGCAAGAATTCTTGCAAGGTGAGTTGCAAAAAGTGGGACGTCTGATGGCGCAAGTTCACAATGTAGGTGCAAAAAAATCAGCTCCTCACCGTCCCATCCTTGATACAAGTTATTATGGTGGTTGGATTACCTTAGATGATTTACAAAACTGGATCACCCCAGAACTGCGTGATCGCTATACCATAGCTGCTGAAGATATTCTTTTTGCTATCGACGATAGCTTTGATACTTCAGAATTTATCCGAATTCATGGTGACTGCCATAAGGGAAATCTTTTAAACAACGGCAAAGAATTTTTCTTAGTCGACTTTGATGATTTCGTAAACGGTCCCGTTATCCAAGATTTTTGGATGCTTTTATCAGGTGATAACGAAACTTTGGATGAAGAAAAAATGCAAATCATCCAAGGTTATGAAGAGCTGCGCGAGTTTCCTGACCATCAATGGTCATGGATTCCACTTTTGCGTGGTTTAAGAATTATATCCTACGCTGGTTGGATTGCAAAACGCTGGGATGATCCGAGCTTCCCGCGCTTGTTCCCTGAGTTTAATACTTATCGCTACTGGGCTGAAGAAGTTGAAGCCTTAGAAAAAATCGCCTGGCAGATCCGCTAG
- a CDS encoding M48 family metallopeptidase: MSGKETFLFAKWPVEVHRRNFRRSVSIYIYPKKPIKVMAAKSTSQKMIVDFLMSKKDWIEKTFEKFAAIEEKFPDKRIRSLETFPFLGKERKLKVVITLNKKAFVSVTDENLLLHIPRNSWSATTLIEEHPTALKEIRHFYKREAVQHLSERVKYWAEQMNLHPAQLKFREQRTRWGSCTSRKSINLNWRLIVFAEEIIDYVIIHELAHLEHMNHSDRFWGLVEKYSENYKDIMKALRESQYLVEFLTETN; encoded by the coding sequence ATGAGCGGTAAAGAAACCTTCCTATTCGCAAAATGGCCTGTTGAAGTGCATCGACGAAATTTTCGCCGTTCTGTTTCTATATACATCTATCCGAAGAAGCCCATCAAAGTCATGGCAGCAAAAAGTACCAGTCAGAAAATGATCGTGGACTTTTTGATGTCTAAAAAAGATTGGATTGAAAAAACCTTCGAAAAGTTTGCCGCCATCGAAGAAAAGTTTCCTGATAAACGCATCAGATCTCTAGAAACTTTTCCGTTTTTAGGTAAAGAGCGAAAATTGAAAGTGGTCATCACGTTAAATAAGAAAGCCTTCGTTTCGGTCACTGATGAAAATTTGTTGCTTCATATTCCGCGCAATAGCTGGAGCGCAACAACATTAATTGAAGAACACCCCACGGCTTTAAAAGAAATTAGGCATTTTTATAAACGCGAAGCAGTTCAACATCTGTCGGAGCGTGTAAAGTATTGGGCAGAACAAATGAATCTGCATCCCGCACAACTTAAATTCCGCGAACAAAGAACTCGCTGGGGAAGTTGTACTTCAAGAAAATCCATAAACTTGAATTGGCGTCTGATCGTGTTTGCTGAAGAAATAATTGATTACGTCATCATTCATGAACTTGCTCACCTAGAGCATATGAATCACTCAGACAGATTCTGGGGGTTGGTGGAAAAGTATTCCGAGAACTATAAAGATATTATGAAGGCACTAAGGGAATCCCAATATCTCGTGGAATTCCTTACGGAAACAAATTAA
- a CDS encoding phosphatase PAP2 family protein, translated as MRVQQFGDLLADPKRLTKHLIKVIVISFIFALIAMYFLDQKVSAFFAVQEVKASIRAPARFLTDFALAEYWLILALSVWAFAKWVAPRTKLFDGYAQKVEFFRRWGINFFAAQIFAGIVTHVIKFSVGRQRPHKTPDFDPYVFTPMTTHWHWHSFSSGHSQVIFTVATMMSVAFPKFRWFWIPLAILICLTRVVVHDHFLSDIIFGACVGYVGSLLSMFYMQTKTKAGLY; from the coding sequence ATGCGTGTACAACAATTCGGCGACTTGCTAGCGGATCCTAAAAGGCTTACTAAGCATCTAATAAAAGTGATCGTGATTTCTTTTATTTTTGCACTTATTGCGATGTACTTTCTTGATCAAAAAGTATCTGCATTTTTTGCAGTTCAAGAGGTAAAAGCATCGATCCGAGCTCCCGCTCGCTTCCTTACAGATTTCGCCTTAGCGGAATATTGGTTAATTTTGGCACTCAGTGTGTGGGCTTTTGCTAAATGGGTTGCTCCTCGCACGAAACTTTTTGATGGGTATGCGCAAAAAGTAGAATTCTTCCGTCGTTGGGGAATAAACTTTTTTGCCGCGCAAATTTTTGCTGGCATCGTCACCCATGTAATCAAGTTTTCAGTGGGAAGACAAAGGCCGCATAAGACCCCCGATTTCGATCCTTATGTTTTTACTCCAATGACGACTCACTGGCATTGGCATTCTTTTTCTTCAGGCCATTCCCAAGTCATCTTCACTGTGGCAACTATGATGAGCGTGGCTTTTCCAAAATTCCGTTGGTTCTGGATTCCGCTAGCAATTCTAATCTGTCTTACTCGGGTCGTAGTTCACGATCACTTCTTAAGTGACATTATTTTTGGAGCTTGCGTGGGGTATGTGGGAAGTTTGCTTTCTATGTTCTATATGCAAACTAAAACTAAAGCAGGACTTTATTAA